The genomic segment TCCGTAGTTATTCTGGTGGTGAGCTGCTGACCGGGAGTATCCGTTGACGCTGGACAATTTTCCTACATCATACGTGTTGGATTGAACGCCAAATGTTGAAACATTGGTGGTTGTGGCTGTACTGGGTGTCGGCGAGTGGCCATGTAAATTGTTGCTTGTATGCCCATTGGCCGGCAACGGCATAGCACTTCGCTGACCGTGCCAATTCGAGTAGCTCGAATGAGCAGAAGGTGGCCGGTAGTCGAGATCGACGTTTGCTGAAACGGAGTAGACTGAATTCGGTCGGGAACTTTGGTAAAGCGGATTTGAATGACCAGCAGGATGCGGAGGCAGATGCGCTGGTGGCCGACTAGGAGGCGGCGGTCCAGAACGGCTGGGTAACCGATCACGGTTTACTGGCGGAGGTGGTGGGTAACCACCATTGGGATGAGATGACGGGAAATAGGCCGGCAAAGCTGGCATAGAATCGTTAGACGTTGACGATTCGTCCATTAACCTATTGACGGGATTGACGTAACGTTTCTTCCGGAGAGATTCTCGGCCGTTACTTCGCTGTGAGGTGAGAGTTCCATTTTGAACTTCTCTTGATAACGTCCCACTGCTGTAGCCTTCGTTAACCATGCCGACCGACACGGACGTTCCTGTGCTGTACCCAGCAGGGTTGGTGTTGGCACGATTTCTCTGGCTGCTCCGGGGATGACGCCCACTGCCTCTTCCGCTTCGCCGTTTAACTCGCCGAGGAGTCATTGGCCGATTAGGatcgttgctgttgttgatcgTCAACGTGTTCAATTGTTGGGCATTCAACTCCATGTCGTCCTCCAACGGCGAACTCCGGCCACGCGTGGAACTGTATTGAACTGAATACAGGGAGGTGGCTCTACTACGAGGCTTACGTTGAAcatctgttaaaaaaaaaaagatatatcaTCTTGACGATTAGCAATTTGCAACTGCTAGATTGCAGGAATACATCTACTAGGATGTATGCAAGTGGTTTTGTGTGAAAGCTCTTTCAAAACTCGTAAAGAAGGTATTCAGAAATGTTTTCACGCATCATTCACTTTTTTCGTACTCTCAGTCTTGCCGACTTTTAATCATGAATTCATGGCATTCCAATTCCGTTGCGCAATATTCCTTTCTACCGGAAATTCCAACATATTTAGATACAAAAAAACTACTTacacatttcttcttcagttgtGTACGTTCGTAAGATCAGCACTGCGCTCAAGAAAGCAATCGGCTAAAatatagaaacattttttcaaatttaagttttatggtgaaaatttttaaaataatataccGCTAAAATCAACTGCACAGCAGCATGAATAACTTCGACGTAATAATAGTTGAGAAGGCAGCCGTCAACCCAATCGGGACGAGGTGGCCGGAGAACATCGGCCAATTGAACATTAATGTGTAGTGGTGTGGCCAATGATCCGTTGACGGTAAAATAAGGTCGGCATCCAATTCCATTAACTTCCCACCATGAAGCGGCACCCGTTCCGAGATTGAGCACATCACTATCCTGTACtcacaagagaaaatatttaaataaatgagaGGAATTTGTATTTGATGAGGGTCGCACCTTATCTAGAACGCCAACATCGAGGTAGAAGCAGATGATAAAAAGGTTCCATGCTAACCACAAAAACAGCCACACAGCAAactgaaataaggaaaaacaaagTGATAAATATTAACCCCacaacaaaagtaaaaaacttgTGAGGTTTCTTACTGTAATGAGATAGCTTCTCCTGTACTGGTAACCACCAAAGAATCCAAttatgatgaagatgatgtgAAGAAAGTTGGCTGCAATAGGCAACCACTGGTAGCCAAGCAGATCAAATACTTGTCTTTCTATTGTTGAGATCTgtgacatttttgaaaaaataaaaaaaaaataaatgagtaacaagtaaaatattttacgaGGGAAAAACATCTCTTGAAGTTTCTTTGTTTACATGATCATTtcataaaacaaattcataTGGATCTTTAACACAGGATGGGGAGATCAagattaattgttttatggTCGGACAATTTCCGGTCTAAAGGCCATGTCGACTGtgggaaagaggaaaaaaattccgggAGCTAAAAACCATTTTTGGCTTAATTACGCACTCAAATGAGAGACGATAGGCTACCAAAAGCCCTAAAGGCTTGGTCGCCTTGTTTTGGGGAAGAATTGACACCCCAGGGGCgtttattcttattttgtttttcttctacttttctGTTTGTCTACTGCAAAATACATTTGAAAGTGGTTTTGAAAAGTGGTCCACCCAGCCAGGCGTGTCAACAAAAGCcgtttacaaaaagaaatgttgtagGTGGCGCGTTAAGAGAAATTTTCGTATTTGACTCACCAACTGTAGAGTGCATATTGTGAATAGGAAAAGCCTCTGGTTGCAAGCCATGTTTTTTTCACTGAATTGATTTCCGACGTCGATCACAGCTAATAACGATTATCCGAAAAGGCACGttcgaattcaattgaaattgtcTGTTGTTCACGTTCGTCATCATCGTTGCACAGAAAACAATAAACTGAAAACTTGACAAACGGTGGCTTCCATTTCTCCCACTCTCGTCACGAAGGTTGCGTGTTAGACTCTGGATATGAGCTGTGTTAATCTCTTGGCATACCCCCACGACGCGTTCAAGTTCTTCAAGTGGGCGCAAGGGGTCCGGAAATCGTCTTGTCTTGTATTTTCACCGCTAGGTGTAGTCTTGAAGGTCGTTCACTGAAACGTAGTCTGCTCTCATGAATATTCTCTGTATGGACTGTAGCCTGGTGAGTTGGAAGTTTCCAAGTTCTACCATATCGGCATCTGTTACTAACTAAGCGGAATCAACGTGTAACGTGTTCGCTCGCTCAAGAGTTGAGCTTGGACGCAGTCCTCCGTCGCAAAGTCGTCAAACATAAATTCAGCAGAGGTCGTAGGAAATTTCAGCAATAACAACACATCATGTCTACCGATCCCAGTAAAAAACgcaaagacaagaagaagaagaaaggtaaCGTTGTTTGTAGTTGTGTTTTAGTCGATATTATATGAAAGCCGGTGATTATCAAATGTTGCTTTGTGTCTTTACCGATTACTCTTCTCTGGATCATATCATTAACAATTTTCGGATAGATGACAtaaagaaacttttaaaagatttaaatcaTACCAGACATATTTAAATAACTACGTTGGAAAATCACTTGACTCGGAACGGTGCGACgccattgaatttttgtttaaattttcacTGCCTTAAACCCTTGTGGGATATTTCTGTCTAAAAATATCACGTCTACACGGGTGGGGGTGTTGTGTTTGGAACTAAGCCTagccaacttcttctttcgacATCTCAAAGTATTAGCATATGACATTGGAACTACGTCCTTTTTCGAAAAGCGTTTCGTCGTTTGTTGACATGGCTCGTGTGCGTAATTCTGCTTTTAATCGTATTGAATCATGTATGATTGTCATTCATAGCCATGTTAGAGGCTTTACAACAAGAAGAGTATCAAGAGGAACGGGCCCATGTCCAGCAATTGGAAGATGTCGATGAAGATTTCATTGTTTATCCTGCCGATGACTCAGGTGTCTGAAATGAGACTAtattaaatgtgttttttttttttttgtccctgGGAATGCATTTCAAAAAACCTGTTGGATTGTTACTTGACCATCTGTTGCCGATATTGTATGTAGGCATGACTTAACATTCATTGCGATCCGTTAACGTTCCGCACGCGCATGGCAActgccttttttattataaacgAAATGCCACatactcttttcttttttaataacattttttaatttcaacaaTTTGATTAGATGATACCGCCCCCCTATTGGAAGAGAGTGATGGAAGCGGAGCTTGcgccaaaattgtttttctcgtcCTACTTTCCTCTCTGGGAATGGCCATTGGCgtgatattttttgaaatgggcGGCATGCAGACGTTGACTGGTCTAATGGACGTTGAATCGATCATTAATGCTCCTCCGGTCAAATATGATCCTCCAACTACTCCGGTGGATGTTGCAATTGATgacgattttgatcaaattgatCCTTCTCCTATAGAGCCAGGTattattgtttaatttattgataGATTACACTTTAAGAATTCGTCATTTCTCCTACTAGAATCTTTAAAAGACGACAAAAGTGATGTGATAGCGGAAGCTGTTGAAGCCGTAAAAGACCTGCCGGTTGAGGTTATCGAAACTGTCACTGAAACTGTTGTTGTACCGGAGGTTGTCGTTAAGGAAATTGAGGAAGTAATAGTCGAAGAGCCGGTTGTAGAGGAGCCGGTAGTAGAGGCAGAAATTGTTGAACAGCAAACGGTAGAAACAGAAGCTGTCGAGCCAGTAGTTCAGCCAACAGAATCCGTTCCAGAACCCATTGAAGAACTGCCTGTTGAAACGGTCGCCGAGGCCGTTGAAGAAGCTATTGTTGTCAGCGAAAACTTTGAATCGCAATTGGAGGACGAACTGGCCGAAGTTCCACAAGGTATTATTGCATTGGCGTATGTTCTCAGTTgcaataattttaataataaaattatcttGTACAATTTCAGAGTCCTTTACTATGCGAGCGGAAAGGGAAGCAGTCCAAGGAGCGGTCGATGAAGTTTGGGTCATGACAGTTAGATGCATCGAAGAATTGAGAGCCCTACAAGTAATGGCAAAATCATCACTAACCCACGCAGTTATTGATTCGATTAGTCAACGCCTGGAACCATTGAGAAGTCAGTTGGATGGCCTGGTGAAAAACACGTCCGACAGCGTTTTTGACGGCGCTTTGGAGCAGGCAGCTGAATTGGAGCGCAATCTTCGAGCCGTACTTGGAGAACTGGATGAGGCCCGGAACCAAGACGTAATAATGTATATCCAATTAGAATTATTGTGATAGTTTTTCACTGTGgtgtttttggttgttgttgcgtttAGACCATATTGGCAGAAGAAGAGGCCGCCCGACAAGAACAACTAGCTGCCGAAGCAGCTGAAATTGTTAATGAAGAGCCGGAAGAAGTGATGGCTGAAGTCCAAGAGGAAGAGAAGGTGGAAATCAACGAAGAACCAATTCAGGGAGAAGTAGAAATTGAAGAACAAGAGGTAGAATCTCTGCATGAACCGGTAAATGAGGCTATTCCTGAACCCGTAGAAACCTTGACCGAGGTCGTGCATGAAACAGAAGTTGAAATTCTTCCGGAGCCGGAAATTGAGACTACTGCTGAATCCATTTTAGAAACCTTGCCCGAAACCCCCTCACACACAATAGTCGAGTCTATCCCTGATTCTGAGGAAAAAGCAGTAGAACTTATTCCCGAATCTACAGTAGATTCGTCAACGGAATCAGTTGTAGAAACCGAACCTGAATCACAGGTCGTAGTTATTGAAGATGTGATTGCCACGGAACCCAACACAGTAGTCGAATCCATCGCTGATTCTGAGGAAGAAGTAATAGAGCTTATTCCAGAATCTACAGTGGATTCGTCAACGGAATCAGTTGTAGAAACTGAACCTGAAGCACAGGTCGTAGTTACTGAGGATGTGATTGCTACGGAACCTGACACAGTAGTCGAATCCATCCCTGACTCTGTAGAAAACGTAGTTGAACTCATACCCGAACCTGCATTGGATTCGTCTACGGAATCAATTGTGGAAACTGAACCTGAATCACAGGTCGTAGTTGAAGATGTCATTGCCACACAACCCGATACAGTAGTCGAACCCATCCCTGACTCTGTAGACAACGTAGTAGAACTCATACCCGAACCTGCAGCGGATTCGTTAACGGACTCAGTTGTAGTAACCGAACCTGAAACTCTTCCTGAGCCACAGGTCGTAAGTTTTGAAGATGTGATTGCTGCGGAACCCGAACTTGAAGTCGCTGCACCGGAGATGGTTGAAGAGGAATCTCAAGCCGAAACAGTTCCAGGTAGTTGATTTATTTGACTAGTTTTTAAGTATTTAACAATTGTCAATcctttaaaattcattaatggAACTGGTTGTTGCAGAAGCAGAGGTTAAAGAAGAAGTGATTGCTGAAGAGCCTGAAATTGAAGTCGCGCCAGAGATTTTCGAAGAGGTAGGTCAAGTGGAAGCCGATCAACCCATAGTAGAAGAAGCCACCAATGTGCCTGAAATTATTGAGGACTCTGTTGAAGAGCCAGAAGAAAACGTAGAACAAGAGCTTATTGAAAATGTGATAGAACCCGAGCTTGAAATAGCAACACCAGAGGTTTTCGAAGAAGAAGCCCAAGCCGATCAACCAACAGTTGATGTTGTGTTTAACGAAGTGGCAGAAGAAACTGTGCCTGAAACCGTCGAGTCTGCGGAAGAACAAATTATTGATGCCCCAGCACCAGAAGCTACACCAGAGTCGGATTACAGGTTCCTGTCGGAAGTAGAGGAAGAACAGGAGGTTGAAGAACCCCTCCAAGTAGCGACTGAAGCATTTGTCGTTGAGCCAGAAGTAGAACAAGTCGCCGTACCCGTAGCAGAATCTGTTAAAGATGCGCCATCGAGGATGCAAAATCTGGAGGAGGCCGATCGGCTTGTGGACcaggtaaattgaaaaaaaaaaaaaaaaaaaaaaaaaacattaaaatatttggaTAATATCAAAGTTAAAGTCGTAAGGCactgccctttttcttttatcgagTTGTCGAATGTCTCAGCTGCTCAAACGACAACTCGAAGTGAATATTAAATATCATTAAATGCATTTAATCTTCTATTCGCTAATTTCTGTAGGCTCCCCCAGCTGCATAAATATCTtctatctaaaaaaaaaaaaaatactccgaaaaacaaaaaaaaatctgcccCATTTTCTCCCCTGACTTTGATAGTGTCATGTTTGTAGAATTAATTTGGTCGTCGTAAGTGCCGATaatatcaaacaaatttttgacattttttcttgcCCTCCTTCTCATAATAGACAAAAACTGGTGTGGGTGTGAGGTTGTTTTGATGATGACGCTTGCAGACGAATGATCATTTACTTTTATGAGTTATTGGGGCTTATCTCTGTAAGGTTCGCGGTTTGTGTCTGAAATTAAACTCTGagttttaaatgaaaagaagcGATATGTTGTCATTTCATCGTATGTTAGAATCCCTCCGCTGCTAACGTAGCACTTCTTTGTAGTAATCAATTCctctttatctttttgaatttgatattcTAGCGCATGAACTATTTAACCACTAATCATTTGTAAGAGCACGATAAAAACGAATCACGAAGTTAAAAAGTGTTTGTGcaacatttaacaaaaaaaagcattaAGATAATACAGGAATGGCTTTTTTGGAAAGTGTTTGAAACATTGAACCTTGAACCTTTGTGTCCGTCCCTTATTGCCTTGAATCCAGTCGCCAGCCCAGGCATTAGCTCTGATGGAACAGATTTTGGAGAAGGATCCCCTCAATGCGCTGGGCCTTTACGGCCGAGCTAGGAGCCTGGACTCACTCGCCGAAGTGGAAAGATCTAATGCTCGCTTGGAGCAGTCCGTCTTCGCTTACAGGGCTGTCCTAGATCTTGAAGACCAAGTTGATGATCAGCTTTATTTGAAAGCTGCTTTGCGCTGCATCGACCGGATGCGATTTAGAGGTAATTATGATgcttattcaaaattttatgtaATTACTAATTATCTTTCTCATCTCCATAAAATAGGATTCCACGGCAAAGCCATCAGGATCCAGCAGAGACTCGTAGCCCGCTTCCCTAATGATATCCAATACCAGAATCAATTGGCTGTTGGTTTCCTTCTGACTAACCAACCCGAAGCCGCTCGAACAATTCTAGAAGGAGTGTTGGAGCGGTGGCCCAAGTCTGGTTTCGCTCAAGTTCATTTGGGCTTTATTCTGAAGACAACTTTCGAGGACTACGATGCCGGAGCTCGATGGATGATGGCAGGAATCGCATCTCGTGAAGAGGGAGTCATTGACGGCCGGTTTTACTCTCACCTGGGTGACGCCCTGACTCGATTAGGCAAACACCAAGAAGCCCAAAgggtattattattcatttgttaacatttgtttgaaatgcaaatttatcttttaaatGTTCAGGTCTACCTCGATGGAGAAAAGGAAGgtgtctttctttctcatcAACAACGTTCGCTTTACAATGTAGATCGCCTTACCGGCAAGCCCTGGTGGGACAAGGAGTCGACCACTTATGggcatttctttgatttgttgGAAGCTAACTGGCGACAAATTCGTAATGAAGGAGTCGCGTTATTGACGTTGGAAGCTCCTGAGGGTTTCGCAGATGAGTCGGAAAAATTACGAGATTCTGGAGACTGGAAACAATATGAACTATTCGCGCAAGGCAGAAAGAATGCTGCACACTGCACTAAAGTATTAATTTGCATAACTTGTAACAATGGAATTCCCGACAGATGCTAGAGACgttcttaattatttatagGCTCCTGTAACGTGCACGCTGATTGAAAACTACCCACCTGCCCTTTGCAAACGGGGCCAAGTTAAGTTTAGCATAATGCACCCAGGCACTCACGTTTGGCCTCACACTGGTCCAACTAATTGCCGAATCCGAGCTCATTTAGGTCTAGTCGTTCCTGGTGGAGCTCAGCTTAGAGTGGGCAACACTACTGATACTTGGGAGGAGGGCAAGTTCATCATCTTCGATGACAGTTTCGAACATGAAGTCTGGCACAAAGGATCGTCTTATCGTTTGGTGCTCATCGTTGACCTGTGGCATCCCGAACTGACAGCTGAAGAATGGCGGTCTCTGGCTCCTATTTGAAActccaaaattaatttgatgttCTCATTCCCCTCACAAAAAATGTGCCAATATCTTGCAGCTTATCTCCCACCTTTTCACATCacgtttcttcttgttttctgtGCTTTTTAGTGacatgttatattttttcaacaaagTCCGTGTTTTTGTGCAATGCAAGTGCCTTATTTAGTTTAAGGACTGATGACAATATAGCATTTGGATACAAGTCAAAGATATCTTTGGTGAATCGTGATTCGtggctttttcttcaaagattTAATTATGGAAATTCGAGATTTGTATTTCAGGgaatccattttgatttgattcgtgACGTAATAACCATTTTTGCCACCCGTATAATCATGATGGCGCATTATTCCTGTGAAAGCGTCATCAGCGAAAGCCATCCAACCGCAATGAGAACACCATCCTATGATCCGTTGGAAGAGGATGACGTTTCTTGGAACCACTCTCTTAGTTCCCTTGTGCCGTTGTTTAATGCGTATATTCCTATTCGATTCGTGTCGGGATTTTCTCCACTGGTTTTCCAATGGATTTCCCCTTGTCGTACATGCACGTCGTGAACCAAAAGGGAATGGTGATGCTAGGGAACTATTTATGGGTACCTGTCGCTTTTTGGAACTAGTCAACCGAGTTACTTGAGGAAGATTCGTGCATGTGCGATCGGAAATCTCTATGCAGATATACGAGATGGACAGACTTAATGTACATAGAATGTATGTTTAcgaaattttgtgaatttgaaTGAACTGTCATCTCGGAGTCGGAGAGTCtatcgaccaaaaaaaaaatcaatgatgacCTCCATTTCTTTGCAGGACGAAGTTTGCAATATAACGCCTGTAGCTTTGGATGAACATAGCTGTCAGCACAGGGAAGAACCGCAAGTTTGGCGTAAAGATTGACTtctcgttatttttaaaaacccttACCGCCCACCAGCTTTGGAAGACTCACCCCATCCTTTGTATTGCAAAATAAGACAAGATTGTGCTGAATCGATAAATAGTTATGCCTGTAAAGTTGGGGTACTCTTGAAACACGAATGAAACCTTtccaaaactaaaaacaaaactttatttaaaaactaaagtATACTTTATACGAGACTTTTCACTTTTGGCAAAAGAAACCGTATTTGCGGGTGGTCTTCAGAATTAAACAAATATGATGTCTTTTGGTTGGCAAGCGAAGTATATTTTGAAGTTACCCTTAGTTGCGATACTTATTTTTagttcacacacaaaaatgatttattcgatttcgtaaaatatatatacgtgcataaacaaattaacaaattatcgtacaaatctaaatattttaaaacatttgtttggAACACAATTTGTAGATGGCGCTTTTTTTTGCGTACACAGAATAGCAGACGAAGCGATAGACGGTAGCACCTTGTGGAAAAAGAACACGTTTTGAAATTCAAGTGGAAATTAAGAACAAACTTTCTTGTTACCTCAACGACCAGTCGCTTTGGTAAATTGGAGTGCCTGTAAATTTTATATGACctctgaaatggtaataacATTCAGCAatgattcaaataaaatttgatgtaATTCTTATTTGGAAACAGGATGAGACATCAAGTGAGCAAATGACACCAGTCGAGAGAGACACGAACGAAAGATTGGAAGTAGCAGAGATTTACAGAAACAAGCACAAAGGACGCAAATTTAAGAATCCTCGTACTGCTCATCGCAGTATTTTCTCCACTTGCATGGCGAGATGTGAAAATCAGCAACCGTTTTCTGGTCTTAAAACATCCAACACCACATTCCTTGATGAAATAGATAGAAGAGGGAACTGTGAGAATTGTGGGAGGTCaaggaaattcttttgttACACATGTCATATACCTCTACCAGCAATTAAAGAGTTAGTTCCTTATATTCCAGTAAGTTTTTGAAAGATATTTCTAATACCACTGTTTCACAACTTGATTACCAACCTTTCGATTCATAGAGCCTCCCATGCCGTATAGATGTTATCAAACATCCAAATGAACATGACGGAAAAAGTACATCTATTCACGCTGCTGTAGTGGCCCCAGAAATGGTGAAAATTTTCACTTTCCCTAACTTCCCAGACTATAGTATTGAAGATGGGGTAAGTCACCataattttttcaacaaatagtTCATAGTTAGTATATTTGGGAGTGTTTATCCAAAATCCAATATTTGGAATAGCTGTCTATTTATTCCAACTAGTTCTCTAATGAACTGTTTAATAttggaaacatttcaaaaatgttggaaaaaatcTGTAGACAGAGtaaaggaatttttccattcaaaattAGCTTGCAAAGGAGCTTTTAATAAGTCTAATAGGAGTAATGACCCTCCACATTCCTTTCATGTATACAAGGTGGTTCTAGTTTATCCCTGCGACGGAGCGGTTCCTATGACAACGATGACGACTAGCCGGGCGGCTGAGATCCAAAAAATGGTCTTTATCGATTCAACATGGGCTCAAGCCAAGCAGATTTACAAGGATTCACGTTTAAAAGGTAAAGTTGAATTCATTTCTACCGTGGCAGCAATACAACAAAATGCTGAAAACATTGAAGGGAAAGGTTTgccaaaaagcaaaagaaagtaaaatgaagaataaaaca from the Daphnia pulex isolate KAP4 chromosome 1, ASM2113471v1 genome contains:
- the LOC124191360 gene encoding sodium/potassium-transporting ATPase subunit beta-1-interacting protein-like, with protein sequence MACNQRLFLFTICTLQLISTIERQVFDLLGYQWLPIAANFLHIIFIIIGFFGGYQYRRSYLITFAVWLFLWLAWNLFIICFYLDVGVLDKDSDVLNLGTGAASWWEVNGIGCRPYFTVNGSLATPLHINVQLADVLRPPRPDWVDGCLLNYYYVEVIHAAVQLILAPIAFLSAVLILRTYTTEEEMYVQRKPRSRATSLYSVQYSSTRGRSSPLEDDMELNAQQLNTLTINNSNDPNRPMTPRRVKRRSGRGSGRHPRSSQRNRANTNPAGYSTGTSVSVGMVNEGYSSGTLSREVQNGTLTSQRSNGRESLRKKRYVNPVNRLMDESSTSNDSMPALPAYFPSSHPNGGYPPPPPVNRDRLPSRSGPPPPSRPPAHLPPHPAGHSNPLYQSSRPNSVYSVSANVDLDYRPPSAHSSYSNWHGQRSAMPLPANGHTSNNLHGHSPTPSTATTTNVSTFGVQSNTYDVGKLSSVNGYSRSAAHHQNNYGSRNGYDQDHY